The following are from one region of the Streptomyces decoyicus genome:
- a CDS encoding antibiotic biosynthesis monooxygenase → MPRTTDFPDARRGDAATVLVSPWLVPAAALQRTAADSVLAEWEHRKRPDAMLALTTFLSTDGSHVLNYAQWTDDGAHREWARTVRPAAVGRIDAAITGIRRPGLIRYRRHRSHVPEGPGPRPAFLVTPAFATTGPDAQHALADTVVGTLDREPVPGLLGVHVHLSQDGARVLLYQEWAGASAWRESTGHGAAARLSATIQALEGVLPTPAVCAAPAPADPPTGEHPEARDVPAVPDVPDVPDVPDVPQYRLHASLLNIPAATAGTAATDGRQP, encoded by the coding sequence ATGCCCCGCACCACCGACTTCCCCGACGCCCGCCGGGGCGACGCGGCGACCGTCCTCGTCAGCCCCTGGCTCGTGCCAGCCGCCGCACTCCAGCGCACCGCGGCCGACTCCGTGCTCGCCGAGTGGGAGCACCGGAAGCGTCCGGACGCCATGCTCGCGCTCACCACCTTCCTGAGCACCGACGGCAGCCACGTCCTCAACTACGCGCAATGGACGGATGACGGCGCCCACCGGGAATGGGCGCGCACCGTGCGGCCCGCGGCCGTCGGCCGGATCGACGCGGCGATCACCGGCATCCGGCGGCCCGGCCTGATCCGCTACCGCCGCCACCGCAGCCATGTCCCGGAAGGGCCCGGCCCGCGCCCCGCCTTCCTGGTCACCCCCGCCTTCGCCACGACCGGCCCGGATGCCCAACACGCCCTCGCCGACACCGTCGTCGGGACGCTGGACCGCGAACCGGTGCCGGGGCTGCTCGGTGTCCATGTGCACCTGAGCCAGGACGGTGCACGGGTACTCCTCTACCAGGAGTGGGCCGGCGCTTCGGCGTGGCGGGAATCCACCGGCCACGGAGCGGCCGCGCGCCTGAGCGCGACGATCCAGGCCCTGGAGGGCGTATTGCCCACTCCGGCGGTATGCGCGGCGCCCGCGCCAGCAGATCCGCCAACGGGCGAACACCCCGAGGCGCGCGACGTGCCCGCCGTGCCAGACGTGCCAGACGTGCCAGACGTGCCAGACGTGCCGCAGTATCGCCTGCACGCATCCCTGCTCAACATCCCCGCAGCGACCGCCGGGACCGCAGCCACAGACGGGCGGCAGCCCTAG
- a CDS encoding IS982 family transposase translates to MTTNLDALLAALYVFIDDHVAPRRRIGRPPKLTDAELLCLAVAQVLLGFPSARHWIRFAHARLGHLFRYLPQQSAYNKRLNAAGPLISDVIEALARQVPTWTDDLRLIDSTPLPCAASRETVKRSELAGHAGYGYCRSHSRFFWGFRLYLLTTAEGMPVSWCLANPKLGEREVMTALLARDHRLVRSGQVILADKGFAGREFEAFLTERLGVHLVRPDRKGEPVRHGRLARVRQWIEAVFDTLKGQLSLEHHGGRTLPGVFARTGQRLLALAAGVWHNWTTGAKIKRSLIAFDH, encoded by the coding sequence CCACGTCGCCGGATCGGGCGACCCCCGAAACTGACAGACGCCGAACTGCTGTGCCTCGCGGTCGCCCAGGTCCTGCTGGGCTTTCCCTCGGCCCGGCACTGGATCCGCTTCGCCCACGCCCGGCTGGGGCACCTCTTTCGCTACCTGCCTCAGCAGTCCGCCTACAACAAGCGGCTCAACGCCGCCGGACCGCTGATCAGCGACGTGATCGAGGCCCTGGCCCGGCAGGTCCCGACCTGGACCGACGACCTGCGGCTGATCGACTCCACACCGCTGCCCTGCGCGGCCTCCCGCGAGACCGTCAAACGCTCCGAACTGGCCGGGCACGCCGGCTACGGCTACTGCCGCAGCCACTCCCGCTTCTTCTGGGGATTCCGGCTCTACCTGCTGACCACCGCCGAAGGCATGCCGGTGTCGTGGTGCCTGGCGAACCCCAAGCTCGGCGAACGGGAGGTGATGACCGCACTGCTGGCACGCGACCACCGCCTTGTCCGCTCCGGTCAGGTGATCCTCGCGGACAAGGGCTTCGCCGGGCGGGAGTTCGAGGCGTTCCTGACCGAGCGACTGGGCGTCCATCTGGTGCGGCCGGACCGGAAGGGCGAGCCCGTCCGGCACGGCCGTCTCGCCCGTGTCCGTCAGTGGATCGAGGCCGTGTTCGACACGCTCAAAGGCCAGCTCAGCCTGGAACATCACGGCGGCAGAACCCTGCCCGGAGTGTTCGCCCGCACCGGCCAACGACTCCTCGCCCTCGCAGCAGGTGTCTGGCACAACTGGACCACCGGCGCCAAGATCAAACGATCCCTGATCGCCTTCGACCACTGA